From Tachypleus tridentatus isolate NWPU-2018 chromosome 8, ASM421037v1, whole genome shotgun sequence, a single genomic window includes:
- the LOC143258621 gene encoding frizzled-4-like: MSRWVKCYIWVNLLAVCFVLASSMETSELLGKCEPIRIERCKGLGYNITGMPNLVGNEIQQEAEMQLQTFSPLIQYNCSSQLTFFLCSVYVPMCTDKVPQPIGPCRPLCESVKSRCLRVLENFGFHWPVALNCSKFPPENNQKHMCMDGPEPKEYEKNGYLYRNSRPNERATNIPVRTKPSMSPSMQRRGICEKYKLSNFFYFINRTRRCAHRCSADILFSTDNKKFAESWVAVWASGCFASTLFTVLTFLADTNKSRYPERAILFLSASYNVYSIAYFIRLIAGRWEVSCHEDSQHGVSILIQEGLDNINCTIVFTLLYFSSMASAVWWLVLTFTWFLAAGLRWSHEAIMRRCTYFHLAAWALPSFKTIAILVMRIVDADELTGTCYVGNQSEKTLMGFVIAPTLTYLLLGALFLIAGLAAMFCSRGQQEPPPTNPNKNEKLEVLMVRVGIFALLYTVPATCVLAANFYEYAYREQWMSSESILRPNVEIFTLKIFMSLVVGITTGLWIWSSKMPQNIWMKAWRRFRSGHRKQPLPPYSFVTGQQKRLIEFELAIEKPKRTRRKKERGTPV, from the coding sequence ATGTCTCGCTGGGTGAAGTGTTACATTTGGGTGAATCTGCTAgctgtatgttttgttttggcttctTCCATGGAAACCTCCGAACTTTTAGGCAAATGCGAGCCCATTCGGATTGAACGTTGCAAAGGTTTGGGCTACAACATAACGGGAATGCCGAATTTGGTGGGTAATGAAATACAACAAGAAGCAGAAATGCAGCTACAAACATTTTCTCCTCTCATTCAGTACAACTGTTCCTCTCAGTTGACGTTTTTCTTGTGTTCTGTCTACGTACCTATGTGTACTGATAAAGTACCTCAACCAATTGGCCCTTGCCGGCCATTATGTGAAAGTGTAAAGTCTCGCTGTCTTCGTGTGTTAGAAAATTTTGGATTCCACTGGCCAGTCGCTCTTAATTGCTCTAAGTTTCCACCCGAAAATAACCAAAAACACATGTGCATGGATGGACCAGAACCGAAAGAATATGAAAAGAATGGTTACCTCTACAGGAATAGTCGTCCAAATGAGAGGGCCACCAATATTCCAGTTCGAACGAAACCGTCGATGTCTCCTAGTATGCAGCGTCGTGGGATATGTGAAAAATACAAACTCTctaattttttctattttatcaacCGAACTCGCCGTTGTGCACACAGGTGCTCTGCTGATATTCTGTTCAGCACCGACAACAAAAAGTTTGCCGAGAGCTGGGTGGCAGTGTGGGCAAGTGGGTGCTTCGCCTCTACTTTATTCACTGTGCTGACTTTCCTGGCTGACACCAACAAATCTCGTTACCCAGAGAGAGCCATTTTATTCTTAAGCGCTAGCTATAATGTATATAGCATTGCTTACTTCATACGGTTAATAGCTGGACGCTGGGAAGTCTCATGTCACGAAGACAGTCAACATGGTGTCTCCATCCTCATTCAAGAAGGCCTGGACAACATAAACTGTACCATCGTTTTCACCTTGTTGTACTTCTCCAGCATGGCTAGTGCCGTCTGGTGGTTAGTTCTGACCTTTACATGGTTTCTGGCTGCAGGACTGCGATGGAGCCATGAAGCCATTATGCGACGATGTACGTATTTCCACCTGGCTGCTTGGGCATTGCCATCTTTCAAGACTATCGCCATCTTGGTAATGCGCATAGTGGATGCCGACGAACTAACTGGCACATGTTATGTAGGCAACCAGAGTGAAAAAACTTTGATGGGATTTGTAATCGCCCCAACCCTTACTTACTTGTTGTTGGGAGCCTTGTTTCTGATAGCTGGACTGGCCGCCATGTTTTGTTCCAGAGGTCAACAGGAACCTCCACCGACAAATCCgaacaaaaatgaaaaactggAAGTACTGATGGTTCGGGTAGGGATCTTTGCTCTTTTGTACACAGTTCCAGCAACATGCGTCCTTGCTGCTAATTTTTACGAATATGCCTACAGAGAGCAGTGGATGTCCTCAGAGTCCATATTGCGACCAAACGTCGAAATTTTCACTCTAAAAATCTTCATGTCGCTAGTAGTAGGTATTACTACAGGCCTATGGATCTGGTCTAGTAAGATGCCTCAGAATATTTGGATGAAGGCATGGAGAAGATTTAGGTCCGGACATAGAAAACAGCCCTTACCGCCCTATTCGTTTGTCACTGGCCAGCAGAAGCGATTGATCGAGTTTGAATTAGCTATAGAAAAACCTAAAAGAACAAGAAGGAAAAAAGAAAGGGGAACGCCAGTCTGA